The following nucleotide sequence is from Geotrypetes seraphini chromosome 10, aGeoSer1.1, whole genome shotgun sequence.
TGAGGTAGGAGAAAGAATGTGAAAATTATTGGATTAGCTGAAGGTTTGGAAGGGGGAAACACTATTTAATTTTTAGAAAATCTTTTACCAAAGCTACTGCAGTTAAATTCAAAACACCCCATAGAAATAGAACGAGCATACAGGATTCCATCTAAACGGTCAGCCAGCCAAGTGAAGCCAAGGCCTTTAATTTTCAAGCTTTTACGGTTCCAGCAGACCATGGAGATATTGAATTTAGCTAAAGCTGACagaaacttaaattataaaggatcaaagtTGTTATTCTTACCAGATTTTGCAAAAAACACTGCGAACACACGGAAACAATTCCTCATGTTAAGACCTTaaatgaaagaaagggggcacaaaTATGGTTTATACTACCCTGCAAAATGAGAGTGACAAGTGGAAACAAGTCCTTATATTTTGAAGATCCGGAAAAGTTAAAGTACTTCTTGTCAAACAATGAACCGATGTCTATATGATGAAATTGGATTCAACAATTTTAACTGAGCGATATCTGATGTTTTCTGAACATGTTGTTGAATGAAAAGGATGGACAAtgaaatttcttaaaagaaaGGGGAAGGAGTAGGAAATTCTAAATAACTGCAATAAACAAGAGCTTTCAATATGTTAATAAAGGTGACTGAAACATGGCTGTGTAGGTTCATATATCAGAGTTATATCATAACTCACAAGGAAACTGATATGATCTGATGACTTAAGAGGAACTCAAAAAGTAGTAGCATTTAAAGATGAATGTTATATTTTGACACAGCCTTTCAAGTTTCTTAATGGAAATCTACTGTCATTGTACCATATGCTACTTTCTCTTTTTACTGTAGTTTGAAAGTTAAAGTAGAAGATAAGCTTTTCTAAGATACATGAGACTCTTGGCACCTGACACGTCAATGTCATTAATATATTTACGTCAGTAAAACATTGGATCAATTCTACATGAATTGCTTTTATCAGCTGATCCTGACATTGATTTCATTTGTCTTTCATTATCAAGACACTTAAGTTGATGCTAGGAAGAATGACATGGTTTCTTCATTCTTTACATGAAAATGAATTTTAAATATGAACTTGTTTATGGGTTACTATTATGAATTGTCTGTCATACTGGATATAGACATATTTATATTTAAACTAGTTAAAAGGGAAAAGATTATCTCAAATACATCAGTCGTAAGGCTGTATGATAAAGAAATAGGAGAAGAAGCACAGAAAAATACAGATTATATTAAATTTCAAGATGACAGGAAAGAATTGTTGGAGTCTACATCTTGTGTTCAAAGTGTGCCCATGATTTTTCAAAGATACATCAGCATATAGAATTTAATGTGTGTTAAAGATGTCAATGGAATAGTCAAATGGGAAAAAGGAGGCAAGATTTCTGCATTTTGGAATGGTCATGATAAACATTaaaggatttacaagaaagatagGAAAATATGAATTAATTAAAGAAGTTGAATACTGTTGTATGAGTTTTATGGAGATAATTAAATTTTCATTTATAGGATGTTAGAgtgaagaaaaaaaggagaaatttcATCTTCTATATTTTGGAAATATGAATTGTTTAATAGAAATGATGATTCTCTTTTATTTCAAAAGTTCTATAGTCTAACTTGAATTATATTGAGTAAGATTTTACTATATGCAAACAGTAAATTGATTTAACGTCAATGTTATAAAAAGATAGTCATGAAAAACATGGAATAGTTTTTAGCTGAAGGTTTTAAGGGTTGATTGAGAATTTTGTCTAGATAACAAGGATCATATATGTATTATTTCTTCTATTGTAAAATGTAGTAAAAAGATTTATGGTAATGGTCAGATATAATTTTGTAAAATCGATTTAATTGGAAAAGATTTAAAATGGATTTTATGAAAAACCTTTAATATAAATAATTAGGATTACATTATTGCAGAGTTAATTATTGAGGGAATACTTGATTTATAATACATTAAATAATAAGTCTATTACTTTTAAATATTGTAAAAGGAAAGGTGTGATGGAAGTTGCCTGGGGAAGTGGGTATTATGATTACTAATCCTATGTGTGTTCCAAGGCAATCAATTTAtgtgaggggtgggggagggaaaagggagggggttTCTTAAAAATCAGGGATGGGAGAATAGGGAATGAAGGGATTGTAGaggaataatttatttttttaaggttATAAACTGtgtaatggtgtctaatcatattaatttaaataaatttaaatattattgtTGGATTATATATTTGGAAATGGATTGAGATTAAAATATTTTCATTGAATGTCAATGGCCTTAATcatcaaataaaaaggaaaaaaatgttagcTTTCCTAAAGCAACAAAATGCTGATTTGTATTTTATTCAGGAGACATACCTATCAATGATGGAATCAAGAaaactggaagggggttgggtacgCCAAAATTTTTTTGCCCTTGCAGTTGGCAAGAAAGCTGGGGTTgccatattaataaataaaaaacgtACAGCTAATTTTCAGATCCTTTGGGTAGGTGGGTACATGTaagaatgagcatgggaaatactaccctggAATTGTTCAATGTGTATGCCCCAAATACAAATCAAATGGAATTTATTAAGAATCTACAACAATTACTACTCCcattggctgcttctaatttaatagtggctggagatttcagtgctgtaatggatccattattggataaaaaccaagtaaaattatgaagtcattagggttagataatttggcacaatcttgtaatttaattgATATATGGtgtatacttcattttaatgatcaggaattttccttttgttcacaggtccacaattctttttcaagaatagattatatttttgtctcgaATCAAATAGTTCAGCAAGTGACAAAAGCCACCATAGATCctatcattttatctgatcatggtggtgtatggatttaatttcagtttgatgAGCAAGATTATTGTAAgtctatatggagatttgataatacattgattgGGGATTCAAATTTCCATgaagaatttaaataaaaaatgatgGAATTCTTTCAACTTAATACTTCAGAAGATATTAACATGGAAacgttatgggatgcatttaaggctaccatgagaggtaatattatttcatattcggcatatattagaaaacaacttaaaaaacaattttataatttggaaaaagaaattaaacatttggaaGCTAAATTAGTTGATAAATGGGAGTAAAATACcctacaggctttattaaaagcaaaaggtaaatataatgagatatattctaaatttgtaaggaaagatttgttttcccaacaaactctgtattatggaaactcaaatagggcgggaagattattggcaaattattgcaataaaggatGAAAATGGAGAGACATactaaaattgaaaatattttaagtcaatttctaaatttttataaagacctatattcttctgagcccaATGGAGATAggaaaaaagatggtttagaatttttgaatctaATTATTGGACCGAAGGCTCCTGAACATAAAAAAGAAGTTTAGaggagcctatatcactaaaagaattagaaacagcattgaagtctcttagagttggatccactccaggtggtgatggtttcacagtagagttttataaatcatttcaaagtaccctattaccttatttattaaatttatatcactttcaactgactaaaggttgtattacaggtactatggcagaatcattaacaatcgttttgccaaagccaaacagagatcccactttggtttcaaactacagtcCTATCTCGCTAATCAATGttaatggaaaacttttagctaagatattggctttacgcttcgctaaggctctcccttttattattgatatgcaccaaacgggatttgttgctaagagacattcttctaacaataccagattggcttttcatatgttaaatttatcaaaagccatgaatgatccggctttctctgtctctttggatgcggagaaagcctttgattgagttgaatggacttttatgtatcaagcattagattggtttggtataggttcaggatttatacaaatgattcagacgttgtatagctcccctgctgcaagattgtatattaataataatttatcagagcgttttaatttgcagaggggggttagacaaggctggccattatctcctttgctttttgatattgtattagaacccttgttattagccattcaacaagcaaagagGATACAAGGCATTCCTCGtacagattgggaatataaaatctctgcatatgcagatgatatactgctttatttgagaaatccagaaattaCCATTCCATGCTGGCTTgagttgatagagaaatttggaaaattttcagggtttaagataaattggagcaagtcagaaattcttccatttaatgtgcattgtactaaaggCTTATTTCATTCATTCTCAtttgtatggaaagaagatggattaaagtatttaggtattagaataaaaaacacattggaagacacaatgaaagagaatgaacattttttattaaaaaagtaacagaaatatgtgagcaatggaatcctttacatctttcttggtgggggagagtccaaactattaaaatgatgatattgcctgtggtttgttatcaaatgagtacgataccagttttttttcaggggtccttttataaaaagttaatttgtttggctgggtaaaatacctagaattgccttagtatctttacacAAACCAattggggtaaattttccaaacttttataggtatcatcaagcctatattttacgccagggtatgtattgggtcctcccagagctcatggaaaatatcccagattggttgtatttggaatggcgactcatgtttcctataaacttatctcatgttctcagtgTTAAGATGCCTAGGAActataaagagaacagaataaTTTAACTCCAAACCCaatacacaaatcaacaaatcaatctttatggcttaactccaagattcaaattgacggttttaaaatcgtatggaagcattggattattgcaggtatacggactctAAGTGATgctattttaaatggtaaactgcttgattttcacagttgcaaaataaatatggtctaaaaaaacacaaaactttaaatggttgcagctaaagcaggctattcaggaggaaaaatcttaacaatcagtatagtttggaattcttatgctttcaggcagatttcttGGAACACCAGGCCAcatagtggtataaattgatatctggatttatgaataaaaaaccaaagattggtcttagagacatttggagcattgagattaagcatcaaatttctgcatctcaatggccacgaatttggtcttggagaatgagatgtacagtgtctgcatctatgagacaaacttggttctttttgttacatagagcattttggaccccagttacattacaaaagttggacagctctaagtctaatagatgctggcattgtaatctggaagcagggactctagatcatctatcatttttttgtccctgtatcatggccttttggaaatcaatttggtctcaaattaattgtttattagaatatcatgtagctctatcatatgatacaattctatttgggacgtcaatgagaataaaaagtcaaatttcatcaagtaataataaacttctattgataatgacaggagtcgccattcaacatatcaccagaaattggaaaaattacactagacttaattacaccttctggtggaattcgttatgccatataattaaaatggaaagaacaattgccatacaaaaaggaaattataataatttttaaaaaatttgggggccattgataacttattgtaatgattagatgcctttttacactgaaagtataattataattaagggaagaggggtggtatatagttataacacaggtttaatcaatatttatgagtataacacatgtatgattttttttattacattattTGTGAGAAGGGTGAGTGGGGAAGGGAGTgagataatttatgtatttaagatgataatagaatgaatttcaagtgatgtgtatgatataattgatgtaatattgtatacttgatgtaagatgaaaaatgaataaagaattggaaaaaaaaaagaattgtaacCTGCTTAGTTTATAagcgatatataaatttttaaaataaaataaaatctaaatATTAATCATATGTGTGAGGTAGACCTCATGACAAAATGAAAAGTTGAGGGGTTTCCTTCCCTCCTAGCTCCAGATCCTAATGCATCTAAAAGCCAAAGAAGGCAGTTCCTGTGAAAGCTAATAAAATAATGTATTAAGTTAGCCCAATAAAAATGTATcatctcattttcttttatttgtgtgtgtgtattctttttttaaactctatTTAACTTCCACAGGTGAAAATGGGTCAGGGATCCATCATCCACACTGTATTCTGTAAAATTACCACAGGAGGGTAGCACTGGGCACATTGGGGATGGCTGAGGCAATGGCGCCCTCTTGTGGGAAATCTTCAGAATTGTGTGTTCAAATGAAGGTAAACCTTAGACATTTTACAGCAAAAAGGGGCTGGGTAGGATTTGAACTTTAAAACACTTTAGGAATTTCTTTTTCCCATCTGTCAGGCCTAGTTCACTGCCAAAGAAAGGTGTCATCCAAAGGTTGGTTGATGCAGTAGACTCCTCTGGTGCAAATTCAAGTGTGTATACTGTTTTCAatgaatgtaaataatttatatattagCACATTTTTTCTTTCAACATACACATCAAGGGTGGATGGGTGGAAGGGGAAAAttgcactattattttaaattgggaaaggttattgaaagattctatgtatttgtgttttcttgtttaattattgggtgggtgagagggttaaaatgattgctcatgtatgtctgtaagatcAATGTACTTTTcttgtattattatatgtatatatacttgtgttttgcactgtttgaaaaatcaataaataaacatttttttctcaTCTTATTCATTTAAGAGGTTaaacatacaataaaataaattattccaGGTACAGATCCTCAAGAGAAATCCCTTCAAATCAGATTCCTCAAACACTTATATAGACAGCAGATCTTGTCAGAAGGCACAGACCTGCCCAGCATTTGCACTGTCTTTGTCTCATCAAAACGGCTGCCCTTTCATGTTTGAGGAAGCTGGCAAATTGCAAAAGCCTTAAGGTGTTGTTCTTCCCCTTGTCAGAAAATTAACCCAATTCTAGGAGAGAGACCTTTTGGCCAGTTGGTTCTGAACTCACACCCCAaggtgtgggatttgtagtctcTGATTCTAGGCACTGCAATCAGTACTGTAGGTCTCATTAGGCACCAGGACTGGCCTTAACTTTGCTCTTCTGCACTGTAAAACCTGTGGGCAGGATTTCCTTGACATGTGATATTCGCAGTCACGCCATCAGACATGCCAGCCTGCTGtccacttttttcttctgtttctcCATCACAGCCTCCAGCTCTGAGATTTTTCTGGAGTCCTGCAAGGGCCAGAGGAAAGCATAAAGCATTTCAGAGGCAAGAGTGAACACAGCACAGATAAGCACAGACAACTGCACACAGCACAGACAGAGAAATGTCCCTTACCTCTAGGAATGACTTCTGCACCATGGCTGTAAACCCAGGCTCCCTCTTCAGGGCTCACTGCCTTGAACTCTTTTTTCTGCAGGGATTCACCATCCTGAGCAGAGACAGCAAAAGACATACTTAGCCCATAAATCGATACTAGAAGTACCCACCAATCACAGGCCAGCTGACCTTAGAATCACCTACCAGTCACAAGCCAGAAGATCCTACAAATCACTTGCCAATCACAGGCCAGGAGACCCTACAATCGCCCACCAATCACAGGCTATATGATCTTACAACCATCTACCAATCACCATCCAGGAAACCCTACAACCACCCATATCACAaagcttagactattgcaattccctctatcagGGAATCACCCAAAACCAGATCAGGAGATgtcaattaattcaaaatacagctattaaaattatctgtaaggcaaaaaaaaaattggccatgTTTCCCCTCTTCTTAAAAAAGCCCATCACTTACAGAATCTCATTCAAAACTCTTTTACTAGCATTTAAAGTTCAACTCAATCACTCTCCCATGTTCATTGTCAGGCTTTTAATTCTTTATGAATCCTCTCAGTCACTGAGATCGTCTCAGCAACATCTTCTGACTATTCCCTCAATCCCACAGCTTTTCTACGACACAACACACAAAACCATTTATTTGGTAGTTGCGCCAACACTATGGAACGCTCTTGCCCCAACCCTACGGCAAGAAACTagtttaaataactttaaaatctatcttaaaacttttctcttcaaagatgcttACGAGattatggaaataaataaaatcaaagatGCTTGCTCTAGTCAACTCCCTTCCCTGATGTTTTTTCCTGTattttcccttttatttttaatattgtatccttaccctttctccctttgcttcattttttgtctccataattacttttagttttgtttgtcttttttattttttatttgtcattttatatatagatacatatacattgcttttataagaaaataaagagagaacttccacatatttttttaaaaggaaaaatatatctGGATACTGTCCATTTCATAATTAAACAAAATTTCGTTCTTAAATTAGTCCACATTCTGGGTTCTGgaggagaaacaattcacattATGAGAGATATATACTGAATTAATTCAATAAACCATATTTGTAGAGTACATCTTCTTACATTACTATGGGATTGATCCTACATTCCCTTCAGAGATATTTGAAGTTGTTATTCCCTTTCCTtcgagaaaaaattgtaattgtgagggttcaaagaatatgtatgaatgttgatccaaaaggatcttacatttacaagggtatctcaATTGGTATTTGGCCCCCAACTGTATTACAAACTGTTTCAGTTCAAGGAATCTCTTCCGTCTGGTCTGAGTTGCTTTTGAGACGTCTGGAAACATACTGATCTTACTATCCAAAAAGGTCACTTCTTTCAACCTGAAAAACAgtctaagaagtgcctctttgtcttgttgaaaaaCAAACGCCACCACAAGCGTAGTACGACAAATTACTTCATCCACTGAAGTTTCAAGGACTTCTGTTAAATTCAAAGGTTTAGGAGGTTCGGAAGAAACTTCTGGACCTGAGATTTTCTGTTTTGATGGTGGCAAATAATATATTCTATGTAAAGGAGGTAGTCCGGCTTCAggatatttaaatgtttctttcaagaatttataaaacatttcctTAGGAGGTGTTGTTAACACCTTTGGGAAATTAAGAATTCTTAAATTCAGCATTTTCAtataattttcaaagttttccattttCCTAGTGTAAAGTAGTCTATCCTGCAATATAACAGTCTGAGAAGCTTGTAAACTTTGAATTTTCTGATCCAAATTTTTAACCTTCCCTTCCTGATCCTTCAAttcctcctgtaatttgtccaatcTGCTTTCTTGAAGATTCACCTGAGGAAGGGTTCCTGCACATAATTTGTACAAAGAGTCTAACACAGTCCAAATAGACTCTAAAGTTATTTCAGCAGGTCTTACCAATGGAAGGACTGTTGGAACTTGTCCTTCACTTGCTGAAATATCAGCAACCTCCTCCGATATAGTTGTTCCTGCCGAGAGCACTTGAGGGTTAGGCAAGCCCTCCAGCTCCATCGGCGATGCCATCCGTCCCTGTGGAACCGCCTCTATTCCCCAGTCTCGCGGCTGCAGAGGAGATGGAGGTCCCGCGGGGCTGAGCGAGACTTCGCTCCCGAGAGCCGAAATCTCTCTCCGATTCAGCTCAGCCGGCACGCCCTGGGGCGAAGATGTAAAGAAGCGAGTTATTTCCTCCTGCCTCGTTGAGGCAGATCCCGTCTGCCGGGCTGAAGCAGCCGCTCTGCCTCGTCTTTTCGGCATGTCAGCAACGGAATAAACCCGATAAGAGGTAGGAATTTTAATTTCGCAGGAGAGCGCAACTCAGCGTCCTCTCTACAACGCGGCCATCTTGTTTCTCTCAGTTTTGTTTGTCTATTCCcccaatttttaataaactttttttAACACAGTGaagatgtaaaccactttggaatGTAAAAGCGGAATATGAAGACGTAATAAACTCAAAACTATGTAACCAGTCAGAGCTTGGAAGAAGACAACCCAAATGTTCGGCAATAAAAATACATGAAAAATATGCTCGATTGCTCACTTACTGattgaaagactcagataaaatTCAGTTGTCCTCCAAACATCAGTGACCTCACTCAAGCACTACCAGGGGATGAGGAGGACTGCAGCTACTGAGTCTTGAACTCCCAGGGAATTGAAGCCCTTGGCCtccagccaggctttcacctcTGTGGGACCGGACTCGTCACTCAGGGATATGGAGTCCGGTCCCAC
It contains:
- the LOC117367660 gene encoding uncharacterized protein LOC117367660 isoform X1 produces the protein MEMGCSRMTSGRETLFPYSCQRKTFPRAALPASPSCWLFIRFGGKTDLLEDGESLQKKEFKAVSPEEGAWVYSHGAEVIPRGLQKNLRAGGCDGETEEKSGQQAGMSDGVTANITCQGNPAHRFYSAEEQS
- the LOC117367660 gene encoding uncharacterized protein LOC117367660 isoform X2, which codes for MEMGCSRMTSDGESLQKKEFKAVSPEEGAWVYSHGAEVIPRGLQKNLRAGGCDGETEEKSGQQAGMSDGVTANITCQGNPAHRFYSAEEQS